A region from the Triticum aestivum cultivar Chinese Spring chromosome 3D, IWGSC CS RefSeq v2.1, whole genome shotgun sequence genome encodes:
- the LOC123078148 gene encoding protein NRT1/ PTR FAMILY 5.2-like produces the protein MEGTPQLETGGGEYTQDGTTDLCGNPVIRSNRGGWKACSFVLVYEVFERMAPYGIASNLVLYLTRELHQGTVRSANNVTNWAGTSLITPVLGAYIADAHLGRYRTFMAASAIYLLVSPSLPSYLRSGRRQKLSLKMEKKKLGQRMIAQGMCLLTMAVSLPPLKPLACGTGTADPTCERKASSLQLGVFFLALYTLAVGTGGTKPNISTIGADQFDKHEPRERRQKLSFFNWWMFSIFLGTLFANTVLVYIQDKIGWTVGYALPTIGLAVSIAVFTAGTPLYRHKPTSPESSLAKMAGVIVTAVRKCRVTAPADPRDLHELDPDQYDRKKTSPLPHTPTFSVLSKAAVRTGAGSTSRWSLSTVTQVEETKQMLKMLPVLFITFVPSAMLAQINTLFVKQGTTLERRVGGFDIPPASLQGFVTVSMLVSVVIYDRLFVPCMRRLTKNPRGISLLQRMGVGLVLHIAIMVIASATERHRLAVARENGVLDSRGTMVRLSIFVLLPQFVLMGQVSNILEVAKIEFFYDQAPEGMKSLGTSYAMTSLGVGNFLSSFLLSTVSRVTRRSGRGHGGWIQNNLNASRLDLYYAFAVLNCANLLVFFAVCRMYVYNADSADGGKEKQGRPGIVKEPMIILPPFQNR, from the exons ATGGAGGGGACGCCGCAGCTGGAGACCGGCGGCGGCGAGTACACGCAGGACGGCACGACGGACCTCTGCGGCAACCCGGTCATCCGATCCAATCGAGGAGGATGGAAAGCATGCTCCTTCGTTCTTG TGTACGAGGTGTTCGAGCGGATGGCGCCCTATGGAATCGCGTCCAACCTGGTGCTGTACCTGACGAGGGAGCTGCACCAGGGCACGGTGCGCTCCGCCAACAACGTCACCAACTGGGCCGGCACCAGCCTCATCACGCCCGTCCTCGGCGCCTACATCGCCGACGCCCACCTCGGACGCTACCGCACCTTCATGGCCGCCTCCGCCATCTACCTTCTCGTAAGTCCTTCCCTTCCTTCATACCTCCGCTCGGGCCGCCGGCAAAAGCTCTCCCTGAAAATGGAAAAAAAAAAACTTGGCCAACGGATGATTGCGCAGGGAATGTGCCTGCTGACCATGGCCGTGTCGCTGCCGCCGCTGAAGCCGCTGGCGTGCGGCACCGGCACGGCGGACCCGACCTGCGAGCGCAAGGCGTCGAGCCTGCAGCTGGGCGTGTTCTTTCTGGCCCTGTACACCCTCGCCGTCGGCACAGGCGGCACCAAGCCCAACATCTCCACCATCGGCGCCGACCAGTTCGACAAGCACGAGCCGAGGGAGCGCCGGCAGAAGCTCTCCTTCTTCAACTGGTGGATGTTCAGCATCTTCCTAGGCACGCTCTTCGCCAACACCGTCCTCGTCTACATCCAGGACAAGATCGGCTGGACCGTCGGCTACGCGCTCCCCACCATCGGCCTCGCCGTCTCCATCGCCGTGTTCACCGCCGGAACGCCCCTGTACCGCCACAAGCCGACCTCACCCGAGAGCTCCCTCGCCAAGATGGCCGGGGTCATCGTCACCGCCGTCCGCAAGTGCCGCGTCACGGCGCCCGCGGACCCGCGCGACCTGCACGAGCTCGACCCGGACCAATACGACAGGAAAAAGACGTCCCCGCTGCCCCACACGCCGACTTTCAGTGTGCTGAGCAAAGCGGCGGTGAGGACCGGGGCCGGGAGCACGTCGCGGTGGTCGCTGAGCACGGTGACGCAGGTGGAGGAGACGAAGCAGATGCTCAAGATGCTTCCCGTGCTGTTCATCACGTTCGTGCCGAGCGCGATGCTGGCCCAGATCAACACGCTGTTCGTGAAGCAGGGCACGACGCTGGAGCGGCGCGTCGGCGGCTTCGACATCCCGCCGGCGAGCCTGCAGGGGTTCGTGACCGTCTCCATGCTCGTCTCCGTCGTGATCTACGACCGCCTCTTCGTGCCCTGCATGCGGCGCCTGACAAAGAACCCGCGGGGCATCTCGCTGCTCCAGCGGATGGGCGTCGGGCTCGTCCTCCACATCGCGATCATGGTGATCGCGTCGGCGACCGAGCGGCACCGCCTGGCCGTGGCGCGCGAGAACGGCGTGCTCGACAGCAGGGGCACGATGGTCCGGCTCTCCATCTTCGTGCTGCTCCCGCAGTTCGTGCTCATGGGC CAGGTTTCCAACATCCTGGAGGTGGCCAAGATCGAGTTCTTCTATGACCAGGCGCCCGAGGGGATGAAGAGCCTCGGCACGTCCTACGCCATGACCAGCCTCGGCGTCGGCAACTTCCTCAGCAGCTTCCTGCTGTCGACGGTGTCGCGCGTCACGCGACGGAGCGGAAGAGGACATGGAGGCTGGATCCAGAACAACCTCAACGCCTCGCGGCTGGACCTCTACTACGCCTTCGCCGTGCTTAACTGTGCTAACCTCCTCGTCTTCTTCGCCGTGTGCCGGATGTACGTGTACAACGCCGACAGCGCTGACGGTGGCAAGGAGAAGCAGGGGAGGCCAGGAATCGTGAAGGAGCCAatgataatactccctccgttccaaaataga
- the LOC123078149 gene encoding rab escort protein 1, producing the protein MADASAGGGSLDDYPTIDPTSFDVVLCGTGLPESILAAACAAAGKTVLHVDPDAFYGSFYSSIPLPSVPSFLSADSSTPCPSSTTASSSATAAYTAVDLKRRSLYSEVETSGTVPEPSRRFTVDLVGPRLLYCADEAVDLLLRSGGSHHVEFKSVEGGSLIYWDGALCPVPDSRQAIFMDSTHRSKEKLNLRDNLKEKTLLFRFFKLVQSHIAASSPGDKDGEGEASGKISEEDLDLPFIEFLKKQQLQPKIRAVVLYAIAMADYDQDAADSCEKLLTTRDGMKTLALYSSSIGRFANAQGAFIYPMYGHGELPQAFCRFAAVKGALYVLRMPVTALLVDQEKKRYIGTRLASGQDILCQQLILGPSYKIPSLDMPSDASDSNLTRKVARGVCIISSSIKEASSNVLVVFPPKSLQEQQATAVRALQLSSNVAVCPPGMFMVYLSTPCTDAFTGKQYINKAMEVLFSTQTSDDSEGHLETTSKNIEDTKPVLIWSCVYVQEITQGTSGTVLSCPMPDENLDYRDILESTKQLFTDTYPDEEFLPRNAAPKYADDESDLAE; encoded by the exons ATGGCTGACGCCTCCGCCGGCGGCGGTTCCCTGGACGACTACCCAACCATCGACCCAACCTCTTTCGACGTGGTCCTCTGCGGCACCGGCCTCCCGGAGTCCATCCTCGCCGCTGCCTGCGCGGCCGCCGGGAAGACCGTCCTCCACGTCGACCCCGACGCCTTCTACGGCTCCTTCTACTCCTCCATCCCGCTCCCTTCCGTCCCCTCCTTCCTCTCCGCCGACTCCTCCACCCCCTGCCCGTCCTCAACCACAGCGTCCTCCTCCGCCACCGCTGCATACACCGCCGTCGATCTCAAGCGCCGCAGTCTGTACTCGGAGGTTGAGACCTCGGGGACGGTTCCCGAACCGTCCAGGCGCTTCACGgtcgacctggtgggtcccaggCTTCTGTACTGCGCCGACGAGGCCGTGGACCTTCTTCTGAGGTCAGGGGGAAGCCACCATGTGGAGTTCAAGAGCGTGGAAGGGGGCAGCCTCATCTACTGGGATGGTGCGCTCTGCCCGGTGCCAGACTCTAGGCAGGCCATCTTCATGGACAGCACACATCGGTCTAAGGAGAAGCTTAATCTTAGGGATAATCTGAAGGAGAAGACCCTCTTGTTCAGATTCTTCAAGCTTGTCCAGTCACACATTGCCGCATCGTCTCCTGGCGATAAGGATGGGGAGGGCGAAGCCTCTGGTAAGATATCCGAGGAGGACTTGGACCTCCCCTTCATCGAATTCCTCAAGAAACAGCAGCTTCAACCCAAGATTAGAGC GGTTGTGCTATATGCAATTGCCATGGCAGATTATGATCAAGATGCTGCAGACTCATGCGAGAAATTGCTAACAACGAGAGATGGAATGAAGACGCTAGCTCTTTATTCCTCGTCCATTGGGAG GTTTGCTAATGCCCAAGGTGCTTTCATTTATCCTATGTATGGGCATGGCGAGCTACCGCAAGCTTTCTGTCGCTTTGCTGCTGTTAAGGGTGCCCTATAT GTGTTGAGGATGCCAGTCACAGCCCTTCTTGTGGACCAG GAAAAGAAGCGTTATATAGGCACCAGATTGGCTTCTGGTCAGGATATTTTGTGCCAGCAGTTGATACTAGGTCCCTCATACAAAATTCCTTCATTGGACATGCCATCTGATGCTTCAGACTCAAACTTGACGAGAAAAGTTGCCAGGGGAGTATGCATAATCAGCAGCTCCATAAAAGAGGCTTCATCAAATGTTCTGGTTGTTTTCCCCCCAAAAT CATTACAAGAGCAGCAAGCTACAGCTGTTCGGGCGCTTCAGCTGAGCAGCAATGTAGCAGTATGCCCTCCTGGAAT GTTCATGGTATATCTGTCTACTCCCTGTACCGATGCCTTTACGGGAAAGCAGTACATAAACAAGGCTATGGAGGTTCTTTTCAGTACTCAGACTTCAGATGATTCAGAAGGCCATTTGGAGACAACCAGCAAAAACATCGAGGATACAAAGCCAGTGCTAATCTGGAGTTGTGTGTATGTTCAAGAGATCACACAG GGAACATCTGGTACTGTATTGTCATGCCCCATGCCTGATGAAAACCTGGACTACAGAGATATACTGGAATCAACAAAACAG TTATTCACAGATACTTATCCTGATGAAGAATTCCTGCCTAGAAACGCAGCTCCTAAATATGCCGATGATGAATCTGATCTTGCAGAGTAG